In the genome of Cellvibrio sp. KY-YJ-3, one region contains:
- a CDS encoding hydrogen peroxide-inducible genes activator, which translates to MTLIELRYIVELTDTRHFGRAAQRCNVSQPNLSVAVRNLEAELGGALFERTKTGVHPTPLGDKIVAQAKVLLQGVADIHQLADAGRDQLGSPLALGVIATLGPYLLPQLIPHLALHAAAMPLRVEEACTPLLRQKLRAGSLDAIVVSLPFAEADVVVQELYEEPLVLIMPQSHPLAALTMIDSAAIAGQPLLLLAQGHCLREQVMTLFPAWCDSASPMELNSLETLRYMVAAGLGLAIVPRSAAPMGLCAANRLVARPLVMPGATRTLALAWRASFPRHKAIDVLRKSIQVCSGAYWRFTTEPELAEQ; encoded by the coding sequence ATGACTCTTATCGAACTTCGCTATATTGTTGAATTGACTGACACACGGCATTTTGGTCGCGCAGCGCAGCGCTGCAATGTCAGCCAACCAAATCTCAGTGTCGCAGTCAGGAATCTGGAGGCGGAGCTGGGGGGCGCGTTGTTCGAGCGCACCAAGACGGGAGTCCATCCAACCCCCTTGGGGGACAAAATTGTGGCGCAGGCGAAGGTGCTGCTGCAGGGCGTGGCCGATATTCATCAATTGGCCGACGCCGGGCGGGATCAATTGGGTAGCCCTTTGGCGCTGGGGGTTATTGCCACCCTTGGACCCTACCTGCTTCCCCAGTTAATCCCTCATCTCGCCTTGCATGCGGCGGCCATGCCGTTGCGGGTGGAGGAGGCGTGCACTCCGCTATTGCGGCAAAAGCTGCGCGCGGGAAGTTTGGATGCAATTGTGGTTTCCCTACCGTTTGCGGAGGCGGATGTGGTAGTGCAGGAGTTGTATGAGGAGCCGCTGGTGCTGATCATGCCCCAGTCCCATCCGCTTGCTGCGCTGACGATGATTGACTCTGCGGCGATTGCCGGGCAGCCCTTGTTATTGTTGGCCCAGGGGCATTGTTTGCGGGAACAGGTGATGACGCTATTTCCAGCCTGGTGCGACAGTGCATCGCCGATGGAGCTCAATAGCCTCGAAACGTTGCGCTACATGGTGGCGGCAGGTTTGGGGCTGGCGATAGTCCCGCGCTCGGCGGCGCCCATGGGGCTGTGCGCCGCCAATCGTTTGGTGGCGCGGCCATTGGTCATGCCCGGCGCTACACGCACCCTGGCGCTGGCATGGCGCGCGAGTTTTCCACGCCACAAGGCGATTGATGTGTTGCGCAAATCCATTCAAGTTTGCAGTGGCGCCTATTGGCGTTTTACCACCGAGCCCGAGTTGGCGGAGCAGTAA
- a CDS encoding flagella assembly protein FlgT middle domain-containing protein, translating into MGSIRSLNPLPQLAKSLLLTSILGLSSALCANPLVPDDIAYRPEGKVALSQNTGDAVVVGTAQLPASTTPPPSEAGADTPAQTHYLPQNQCADRSRDHNTLHKSLVITRFTRRNPQSANAGNLYAAEAGIPEMIRAQLTRTHQLLPPAMIAQGFALPNLSETQLKQQAQKIARQTRAQFVLSGTIDDMAMTDTSSTYNPDLYRQLANGFHNLTGIEKFDKRTRLFTLELELRDGFTGEPLLNRRYSASGVWNTRKAIGFDSPAFLKTPYGRNVAKLSGAISDDIAQTVDCQPYIASIDAHPGQTQVILQGGANNGLQAGAKMQLYQVIVVGSNSEYQVSETRLVRRPTQLHLSEVYPSHSTAVVEDGSYLNGHYLAVID; encoded by the coding sequence ATGGGTTCAATTAGATCACTCAACCCGCTACCGCAGCTCGCCAAGAGCCTGCTGTTGACCAGTATTCTGGGGCTGAGTTCAGCGCTGTGCGCCAATCCACTGGTACCCGATGACATTGCCTACCGACCGGAAGGCAAGGTAGCGCTCAGCCAAAACACAGGTGATGCAGTTGTGGTCGGCACTGCCCAACTGCCCGCAAGCACTACACCGCCACCGAGTGAAGCGGGTGCGGATACCCCCGCACAAACTCACTACCTGCCACAAAACCAATGCGCAGATCGCAGCCGCGATCACAACACGTTGCACAAGTCACTGGTAATTACCCGCTTTACCCGACGCAACCCGCAAAGCGCCAACGCTGGCAATTTATATGCGGCAGAGGCCGGCATTCCCGAGATGATTCGCGCCCAACTCACACGCACTCATCAGCTGCTGCCACCGGCGATGATCGCCCAGGGCTTTGCCCTGCCCAACCTCAGCGAAACACAATTAAAACAGCAGGCGCAAAAAATAGCCCGTCAAACCCGCGCCCAGTTTGTCCTCAGTGGCACTATCGATGACATGGCGATGACGGATACCAGCAGCACCTACAATCCCGACCTCTACCGTCAATTAGCCAATGGATTTCACAACCTGACCGGCATTGAAAAATTCGACAAACGCACCCGCCTATTTACTCTGGAACTTGAACTGCGCGACGGTTTTACGGGCGAACCCCTACTGAATCGCCGCTATAGCGCTAGCGGTGTGTGGAATACCCGCAAAGCGATAGGTTTTGACTCGCCCGCTTTTTTGAAAACACCCTATGGCAGAAACGTGGCAAAACTGAGCGGCGCCATCAGTGATGACATAGCCCAAACGGTTGATTGCCAACCCTACATCGCCAGTATTGATGCCCACCCGGGCCAGACTCAGGTCATCCTTCAGGGTGGCGCCAATAACGGCCTGCAGGCGGGCGCAAAAATGCAGCTCTACCAGGTGATTGTGGTGGGGTCTAACAGCGAATATCAGGTGAGCGAAACCCGCCTGGTCAGACGCCCGACGCAGCTGCACTTGAGCGAAGTTTATCCCTCGCACAGCACCGCGGTGGTTGAGGATGGCAGCTATTTGAATGGTCACTATTTAGCGGTGATCGACTAA
- a CDS encoding phospholipid carrier-dependent glycosyltransferase, which yields MKLFLKTYARFIYPVAILIISLGIYFPFYGSPQAMFWDENYHVASAQKHIDGVMYMEPHPPLGKMLMAVGEVMFGGNGEVDKQKLLETDYLTGDNAPPTMTYKGFRWPSVMMMALGVVFFYGIINAITQRAWLAAAFTSLVIFDNALVIHSRAAMLEGIQLFFILGALYYFVRVATDFIHHQKAILLKHYALLGVWIGLAVAVKVNAFILLLLFVMLFGVDQWSAIKQWQWRALFTRLATTVPAGVLPVAAVFFAVFYVHIGMGTQIVKDRTYKASPEYLTQIRAGNTWSPSTFMLGMRDNWKYMSEYADGVPRLDVCKPDENGSYAMGWPVSKKTISYRWDKNTIDGKVVVKYKYLIGNPIVWFSVLGGIILSVGLIIGRYVYNNPIKDEKLFYWICAFTALYLSYMIAILQIERVMYLYHYLVPLLFGAVNLALVFNYIYRDEVLANNKHTIINASLFALLVIAVFAFFSPFTYGFGLTEDQFEMRNWFSFWKLQVVR from the coding sequence ATGAAACTTTTCCTAAAAACCTACGCACGTTTTATTTACCCAGTGGCGATTCTGATTATCTCACTGGGTATTTATTTTCCTTTCTACGGCAGCCCCCAAGCGATGTTTTGGGATGAAAACTACCATGTTGCCTCCGCCCAGAAACATATCGATGGCGTGATGTACATGGAGCCTCACCCTCCCCTCGGCAAAATGCTGATGGCGGTGGGTGAGGTGATGTTTGGTGGCAACGGCGAGGTCGATAAACAAAAGTTGTTGGAGACGGATTATTTAACCGGCGACAACGCGCCACCCACCATGACCTACAAAGGCTTTCGCTGGCCGTCGGTGATGATGATGGCGCTCGGCGTGGTATTTTTTTACGGGATTATTAATGCGATAACCCAACGCGCATGGCTGGCTGCCGCGTTTACCAGCTTGGTGATTTTTGACAACGCCCTGGTTATTCACTCGCGTGCTGCCATGCTCGAAGGCATTCAACTCTTTTTTATTCTCGGTGCACTCTATTATTTTGTGCGTGTCGCCACCGATTTTATTCATCACCAAAAAGCGATTTTATTAAAACACTATGCACTGCTCGGGGTATGGATAGGCTTAGCCGTCGCGGTCAAAGTGAATGCATTTATTTTGCTGCTATTGTTTGTCATGCTGTTTGGTGTGGATCAATGGAGCGCGATTAAACAATGGCAGTGGCGCGCGCTGTTCACCCGCTTAGCCACCACAGTTCCAGCCGGCGTGCTGCCGGTTGCTGCGGTATTTTTCGCGGTGTTTTATGTGCACATCGGCATGGGCACGCAAATCGTGAAAGATCGCACCTACAAAGCCTCACCTGAATACCTCACCCAAATTCGCGCTGGTAATACCTGGTCGCCCTCCACCTTTATGCTGGGCATGCGCGACAACTGGAAATACATGTCTGAATACGCCGATGGTGTTCCGCGTTTGGATGTGTGCAAACCCGATGAAAACGGCAGCTACGCCATGGGCTGGCCGGTTAGCAAAAAAACCATTAGCTATCGCTGGGATAAAAACACTATCGACGGCAAAGTCGTGGTGAAATACAAATACCTGATTGGCAACCCCATTGTGTGGTTCTCGGTACTGGGCGGGATTATTTTGTCGGTAGGTTTAATTATCGGCCGCTATGTTTATAACAACCCCATCAAAGACGAAAAACTATTTTATTGGATCTGCGCTTTCACCGCGCTCTACCTCAGCTACATGATTGCGATTTTGCAAATCGAACGCGTGATGTATTTGTATCACTATCTCGTGCCGCTACTGTTTGGCGCCGTCAATCTCGCACTGGTATTTAATTATATTTACCGCGACGAAGTGCTCGCCAACAACAAACACACCATTATCAACGCCAGCTTATTTGCGCTATTGGTAATCGCCGTATTTGCCTTCTTCTCCCCCTTCACCTATGGCTTTGGCCTGACGGAAGATCAATTTGAAATGCGCAACTGGTTCAGCTTCTGGAAACTGCAGGTGGTGAGATAA
- the xdp1 gene encoding exosortase-dependent surface protein XDP1 translates to MRKLVNLLGCLTLLGAISPVLAAPISIDLNTPDSRNGVLNSTYAMQYNYSEADLELSVTGWSYGTTQTCKKYRYGKCQEYTTSVNKAIEQNHVGKWDGLGIEKTDSPNHAVDNQGGDFDMHLLSFDEMVKLTSVDLGWYQNDADISILAFNGDSFNSSSLLGQKWEDLLGQNWSVVGNYYNVDINGNSGAVNFAGVASQYWLIGAYNPVFGDTFSGPNKNKTTGDDFYKLKGVTVERPPVEVPEPSSLLLLGLSLMALAGLRRRQRH, encoded by the coding sequence ATGCGTAAATTAGTTAACTTGCTTGGATGCTTAACTTTGCTCGGCGCCATCAGTCCCGTATTGGCCGCCCCCATCAGCATTGACCTCAATACTCCGGATTCACGCAATGGTGTGCTTAATAGCACCTATGCGATGCAGTACAACTACAGCGAGGCCGATTTGGAATTGTCGGTGACCGGTTGGTCCTATGGCACCACCCAAACCTGTAAAAAGTACCGCTATGGCAAGTGCCAGGAATACACCACCAGCGTTAACAAAGCGATCGAACAAAATCACGTCGGCAAGTGGGATGGCTTGGGCATAGAAAAAACCGACTCACCTAACCACGCTGTTGACAATCAAGGTGGCGACTTTGACATGCACCTGCTGTCGTTTGATGAAATGGTCAAGCTGACCTCCGTTGACCTGGGCTGGTATCAAAACGATGCCGATATTTCGATTCTGGCATTCAATGGCGATAGCTTTAACAGCAGCTCGCTGTTGGGCCAAAAATGGGAAGACCTGCTTGGCCAGAATTGGTCAGTTGTCGGCAATTATTACAATGTCGATATCAATGGCAATTCGGGCGCCGTTAACTTTGCTGGTGTAGCCTCCCAGTACTGGCTGATTGGCGCTTACAACCCGGTATTTGGCGATACCTTTAGCGGCCCCAACAAAAACAAAACCACGGGTGACGATTTCTACAAACTCAAAGGCGTGACCGTTGAGCGTCCACCGGTTGAAGTACCGGAACCCAGCTCATTGTTACTGCTCGGCCTGAGCCTGATGGCACTGGCAGGTTTGCGCCGCCGTCAACGCCACTAA
- a CDS encoding tryptophan halogenase family protein translates to MNSIKKIVILGGGVSGWIAASMLAAQVRRDLCEIELIESEDIGSVGVGESTIPPVVRLITSLGIDEEDFIRETQACYKLGIKFVDWRSKNQSYFHPYGALGQRIGTQDFYQCWLKATMAGGDYPLQDFSPCSVMAAQGRFFLPSQAMNTPIGGAGYAIHLDAKLVAAYLRRYAEARGVVRSEGNYVAVERRDNGFISALVLADGRKIEGDFFVDCSGFRALLIDGAMAAGFEDWAQYLPCDRAIVVKTGAAGSRMPYTTATARKAGWSWRIPLRNATGHGYVYSSRFCSDTEAKSTLLGNLDAPRINDPRLISFKAGRRLEFWKNNCLALGLAGGFVEPLESTAIHLIARGMDYFLRFFPDLECEPSLRREYNRRMAADYQEVRDFIVLHYCTSERSDSDFWRWCQTMPLPDSLRERIELFKGHGIVREERDELFRSASWQSVFEGMGIRPAKYSPRVDNIELAQINENLKLARSAILNMVKTLPTHDDYLAGRFGVPAVDQ, encoded by the coding sequence ATGAATTCCATAAAAAAAATAGTCATCCTCGGTGGCGGAGTATCGGGCTGGATTGCGGCGTCGATGCTGGCCGCCCAGGTGCGCCGCGATTTGTGCGAAATCGAATTGATCGAGTCCGAAGACATAGGTTCGGTCGGTGTGGGTGAATCCACTATTCCACCGGTAGTGCGGCTGATTACCAGCCTCGGTATCGATGAGGAGGATTTCATCCGCGAGACCCAGGCTTGTTACAAGCTCGGCATCAAGTTTGTGGATTGGCGCAGTAAAAACCAGTCCTATTTTCATCCTTATGGCGCACTGGGGCAGCGCATCGGCACGCAGGATTTCTACCAGTGCTGGCTCAAGGCGACTATGGCGGGGGGCGATTATCCGCTGCAGGATTTTTCCCCCTGTTCGGTGATGGCTGCTCAAGGGCGGTTTTTTTTGCCCTCGCAAGCCATGAACACTCCGATCGGTGGTGCCGGTTACGCGATTCATCTGGATGCAAAACTGGTTGCCGCCTATTTGCGGCGTTACGCCGAGGCCCGTGGCGTGGTGCGCAGCGAGGGCAATTATGTGGCGGTGGAGCGGCGCGACAATGGTTTTATTTCGGCGCTGGTATTGGCGGATGGACGCAAAATCGAAGGCGACTTTTTTGTCGATTGCTCGGGTTTCAGGGCGCTGTTGATTGATGGGGCCATGGCAGCGGGGTTTGAGGATTGGGCGCAATACTTGCCCTGCGATCGCGCCATAGTGGTCAAAACCGGCGCCGCGGGATCGCGCATGCCTTACACCACCGCTACCGCACGCAAGGCGGGCTGGTCCTGGCGGATTCCGCTGCGCAATGCCACTGGTCACGGTTATGTCTATTCCAGTCGTTTTTGCAGCGACACCGAGGCCAAAAGCACCCTGCTCGGCAATCTCGATGCGCCGCGTATCAATGACCCGCGCCTGATTAGCTTCAAGGCCGGGCGTCGCCTGGAGTTTTGGAAAAACAACTGTTTGGCGCTGGGCTTGGCGGGTGGTTTTGTGGAGCCGCTGGAGTCCACGGCGATTCACTTGATCGCCCGCGGTATGGATTACTTTTTGCGGTTTTTCCCCGACCTGGAATGCGAACCCAGTCTGCGGCGCGAATACAACCGGCGGATGGCGGCGGATTATCAGGAGGTGCGCGATTTTATTGTGTTGCACTACTGCACCAGTGAGCGCAGCGACAGCGACTTTTGGCGCTGGTGTCAAACCATGCCACTGCCGGATTCGCTGCGCGAACGCATCGAATTATTCAAAGGCCACGGCATTGTGCGCGAGGAGCGCGACGAACTGTTTCGCAGTGCCAGCTGGCAATCGGTGTTTGAGGGCATGGGGATTCGGCCAGCCAAATACAGCCCGCGGGTAGATAATATCGAGCTGGCGCAGATCAACGAGAATTTGAAACTGGCGCGTTCGGCGATCCTCAATATGGTGAAAACCCTGCCCACCCACGATGACTATCTCGCCGGGCGTTTTGGTGTCCCGGCAGTGGATCAGTAG
- a CDS encoding ThuA domain-containing protein, which yields MHNKLLLSLAFTCSLLFASLSAQAQQFNVLLFTKTNGFHHESINEGVTAMRAMAKRHDFALDWHEDASIFSDEKLQKYQAVIFLLTTGDILNDEQQAAMERFIRSGKGFVGVHSASDTEYDWNWYTKMVGRTFHIHPANQSADLQVLDRKFPGLDRMPDRLLWTDEWYEFGAERIKGLNYILAVDEQTYDPSAQWGEKKTAGMGKFHPIAWYHNYDGGRAFYTALGHLPATYSDTLFLEHVYGGVFWAATGKGLRKK from the coding sequence ATGCACAACAAGTTACTGCTATCCCTTGCCTTTACCTGCTCATTACTGTTCGCCAGCCTCAGTGCTCAGGCACAACAATTTAATGTGCTGCTGTTTACCAAAACCAATGGCTTTCACCATGAATCCATCAACGAAGGTGTGACCGCCATGCGCGCCATGGCCAAGCGTCATGACTTTGCGTTGGATTGGCACGAAGACGCCAGCATTTTCAGCGATGAAAAACTGCAAAAATATCAGGCCGTGATTTTCCTGCTCACCACCGGCGACATACTCAACGATGAGCAACAAGCGGCGATGGAACGTTTTATTCGTTCCGGCAAAGGTTTTGTGGGTGTGCACAGCGCCTCCGACACCGAATACGACTGGAACTGGTACACCAAAATGGTAGGCCGCACCTTTCATATTCACCCCGCCAATCAAAGCGCAGACCTGCAAGTACTGGATCGCAAATTCCCCGGTCTGGATCGTATGCCGGATCGTTTGTTGTGGACTGATGAATGGTATGAGTTTGGTGCGGAGCGAATTAAAGGTTTGAATTACATACTTGCTGTTGATGAACAAACCTACGACCCCAGCGCCCAGTGGGGCGAGAAAAAAACCGCTGGCATGGGCAAGTTCCACCCCATCGCCTGGTACCACAATTACGATGGCGGCCGCGCGTTTTACACCGCCCTCGGTCACCTGCCAGCCACCTACAGCGACACGCTATTTCTTGAACATGTTTACGGCGGTGTTTTCTGGGCGGCAACCGGTAAAGGTTTGCGCAAAAAATAA
- a CDS encoding cation:proton antiporter, translating into MTIAQLSIVFFLQMFVILAVCRLVGWIGQKYLHQPQVVGEMIAGVILGPSLFGLLMPELQKSLFPTEMKGVLYVGAQLGVGMYMFLVGLGFRGDHFKANLKSAAAVSISGMAAPFLVAIAITPWLLTVPGLFSEKATLFSATLFMGACIAITAFPMLARIIHERGLSQTKLGTLSLSAGAIDDAGAWCVLAVVLATFGAGAELAVKTIIGGIVFATFMILVAPKILAPLARAAEQQQTLSPTLFALVIMCFMLAAFTADAIGLHAVFGGFLLGAVMPRGKLTQEIKRQLEPFVVIILIPIFFTYSGLNTQLTMVNNVELLAIAAVILIGSIVAKGVACWGAARLCGADNRTAMGIGALMNARGLMELIIINIGLQAGVIGPALFSIMVLMAIVTTLMASPLFEIVYGRHARKTGELGAVGAEEADNEPAPPAKVQIV; encoded by the coding sequence ATGACAATCGCGCAACTCTCCATCGTTTTTTTCCTGCAAATGTTCGTCATTCTGGCAGTCTGTAGACTGGTGGGATGGATCGGACAAAAGTATCTTCACCAACCCCAAGTAGTGGGTGAAATGATTGCCGGGGTTATTCTGGGGCCATCACTGTTCGGCTTGTTAATGCCCGAGCTACAAAAAAGCCTGTTCCCGACAGAAATGAAGGGGGTACTCTACGTTGGCGCACAGCTGGGTGTAGGGATGTACATGTTTCTGGTTGGCCTGGGGTTTCGCGGCGACCATTTCAAAGCAAATCTCAAGAGCGCGGCAGCTGTGTCTATTTCCGGAATGGCGGCGCCATTTCTGGTTGCGATTGCTATCACCCCCTGGCTCCTGACTGTGCCAGGCTTATTTTCCGAGAAGGCCACCCTGTTCAGTGCCACCTTGTTTATGGGCGCCTGCATTGCCATCACCGCCTTTCCCATGCTGGCGCGTATTATTCATGAACGCGGCCTGAGCCAAACCAAACTCGGCACACTCTCACTGTCTGCCGGCGCCATCGATGATGCCGGCGCTTGGTGCGTACTAGCTGTAGTGCTCGCAACCTTCGGCGCTGGCGCAGAACTGGCAGTAAAAACCATTATCGGCGGTATCGTTTTTGCCACCTTTATGATCCTGGTCGCACCTAAAATTCTTGCTCCGTTGGCGCGCGCGGCAGAGCAACAACAAACCCTCAGTCCGACCTTGTTTGCCTTGGTGATCATGTGTTTTATGTTGGCCGCCTTCACGGCCGATGCGATTGGTTTACACGCAGTCTTTGGCGGTTTCCTGTTGGGTGCCGTCATGCCACGCGGCAAACTCACTCAAGAGATCAAGCGCCAGCTGGAACCATTTGTGGTGATTATTCTGATTCCAATTTTCTTCACCTACTCAGGCTTAAATACGCAATTGACCATGGTTAACAACGTGGAGTTGCTGGCAATTGCCGCCGTGATCCTCATCGGCTCCATAGTCGCCAAAGGGGTTGCCTGCTGGGGCGCCGCCCGCCTGTGTGGTGCCGATAATCGCACCGCCATGGGCATTGGCGCCCTGATGAATGCGCGTGGCCTGATGGAACTGATCATTATCAATATCGGCTTACAAGCCGGGGTCATTGGCCCGGCGCTGTTCTCCATAATGGTACTCATGGCCATAGTGACCACCCTGATGGCATCACCATTATTTGAAATTGTTTATGGCAGACACGCGCGCAAAACCGGAGAGCTTGGTGCTGTGGGCGCGGAAGAGGCCGATAACGAGCCCGCACCGCCCGCCAAGGTACAAATCGTTTAG